Proteins co-encoded in one Gracilimonas sp. genomic window:
- a CDS encoding peptidylprolyl isomerase: MSLKAIIKTSKGTINVNLFSERAPRTVANFVNLASRGFYDNLKFHRVINDFMIQGGCPNGDGRGGPGYRFEDEFHEELIHDEPGKLSMANAGPDTNGSQFFITHVATPWLDGKHAVFGEVESEGDQDVVDAISSGDKIESIDIEGEFEELLRKIDEVQYWNESLDEQFENLRPAAV; the protein is encoded by the coding sequence ATGTCGCTGAAAGCAATCATCAAAACTAGCAAAGGAACTATAAACGTTAATCTATTTTCGGAGAGGGCTCCAAGAACGGTGGCTAATTTCGTGAATCTTGCCTCCCGTGGTTTTTATGACAACCTGAAATTTCATCGGGTGATTAATGACTTTATGATTCAAGGTGGATGCCCCAACGGTGATGGTCGTGGTGGACCGGGATACCGTTTTGAGGATGAGTTTCATGAAGAGCTGATCCATGATGAACCAGGTAAACTCTCCATGGCTAATGCCGGCCCAGATACCAATGGAAGCCAGTTCTTCATCACTCATGTCGCTACCCCTTGGCTGGATGGCAAACATGCTGTTTTTGGTGAAGTTGAATCAGAAGGTGATCAGGATGTAGTTGATGCTATTTCATCCGGAGATAAGATTGAATCGATTGATATTGAGGGCGAATTTGAAGAGTTGCTCAGAAAAATCGATGAAGTGCAGTATTGGAATGAAAGCCTGGACGAACAATTTGAGAATCTGAGGCCGGCCGCCGTTTAA
- the msrB gene encoding peptide-methionine (R)-S-oxide reductase MsrB codes for MKYAVLIIAFMAIIATALLSINAEEPPANIHQHDLEQAGIEMVAARQDTMPEEDYPFKKSEAEWKEILTSKEYRILRERGTELPYVNEYDDNKREGIYVCGGCGQKLYSSEHKYDSGTGWPSFWKPLADSLVGEREDNSFFMTRTEIVCSNCGGHLGHVFDDGPQPTGLRYCMNSAAMDFIPKDEISADE; via the coding sequence ATGAAATACGCAGTCTTAATTATAGCGTTCATGGCCATTATCGCTACCGCTCTCCTGTCAATAAATGCTGAAGAACCCCCGGCTAATATTCATCAACATGATTTAGAACAAGCAGGTATTGAGATGGTAGCAGCACGCCAAGACACCATGCCTGAAGAGGATTATCCGTTCAAAAAATCGGAAGCAGAATGGAAAGAAATTTTGACCTCCAAAGAATATCGCATTCTGCGTGAACGCGGCACGGAACTCCCCTATGTAAACGAATATGATGACAACAAAAGGGAAGGAATTTATGTGTGTGGAGGTTGCGGACAAAAGCTGTATAGCTCTGAACATAAGTACGACAGCGGAACAGGCTGGCCAAGTTTTTGGAAACCTCTGGCAGATTCCCTTGTAGGTGAACGAGAAGATAACAGCTTTTTCATGACCCGCACTGAGATTGTATGCTCAAACTGTGGCGGTCATCTTGGTCATGTTTTCGATGACGGGCCACAACCTACCGGTTTAAGGTACTGTATGAATTCTGCGGCTATGGATTTCATCCCAAAAGACGAAATTTCAGCTGATGAATAA
- a CDS encoding PH domain-containing protein, which produces MTSKATILHEASFSPKIKNYILWYGVLICFLTVVMIPLIPIWLIVASFYLSKYFERLECELTTRSLRFKKGYIFHTERTIPLDKIQDLTFKEGPLLKYFGLSILRIETAGSSAQAGPDLSLIGIVDAFDFRSMVLDQRDKVTDTQGSGSANESADSSIEILKEIRDSLKRIEGKLPQ; this is translated from the coding sequence ATGACATCTAAAGCCACTATTCTACACGAAGCCAGTTTCAGCCCAAAAATCAAAAATTATATTTTGTGGTACGGGGTATTAATTTGCTTCCTTACCGTTGTTATGATCCCCCTTATCCCCATTTGGCTGATTGTCGCATCATTCTATCTGAGTAAGTACTTTGAGCGCCTTGAGTGTGAGCTAACCACCCGCTCCCTCCGATTTAAGAAAGGATATATTTTTCATACCGAGCGAACCATCCCGCTTGATAAAATTCAGGATCTGACCTTCAAAGAAGGTCCTTTGTTGAAATATTTCGGGCTTAGCATTTTGAGGATTGAAACTGCCGGTAGTTCAGCTCAAGCCGGACCGGACCTTTCCCTGATTGGCATAGTTGATGCCTTCGATTTTCGAAGCATGGTTTTGGATCAGCGAGATAAAGTAACGGACACCCAGGGTTCGGGTTCTGCGAATGAAAGCGCCGATTCATCCATCGAGATCCTTAAAGAAATCAGAGATTCTCTGAAACGCATTGAAGGTAAACTACCGCAATAA
- the crtI gene encoding phytoene desaturase family protein codes for MKISVIGAGLGGLSAACLLAAKGHQVTIFEKNENTGGKMNIIEVDGYRFDTGPSLLTMPFILEKLFEECGTDLHDYLSLEPLDPICRYFYPDGTVFNNYEDKEATKDEIMAFAPQDADSYPKFLEYARSLYQKTADAFIFNPLFGFSDLKELDLLSFFGIDAFTTVSKRVDSTFESPYLRKFFKRFTTYNGSSPFLAPATLNVIPHVEINQGGYYVKDGLYKVAEALTTLAEALGVEFLFNAEITSIEVDQSKAKGIKLRTGKNVESDLVISNSDATETMAHLLPGDSISNRKKEKAKSIEPSCSGFVLMLGTDKKFEQLVHHNIFFSEDYKKEFKQIFEEKVMPDDPTIYIANTSYSDPHHAPEHGSNLFILINAPYLSDHYNWDEQAMSYGDKVIRELEQRGLEHLSEHIQFKKTITPNDFYEIYRSNKGSIYGTSSNSKFSAFLRPRNKSREIEKLYFVGGSTHPGGGIPLVVQSAFNAVELIERYETT; via the coding sequence ATGAAGATATCTGTTATTGGTGCCGGTTTAGGGGGATTGTCAGCCGCTTGTTTACTTGCTGCAAAGGGACATCAGGTCACTATTTTTGAAAAGAATGAGAATACCGGGGGGAAGATGAATATTATCGAGGTTGATGGATATCGGTTTGATACGGGCCCCAGTCTTTTAACCATGCCATTCATCCTTGAGAAGTTGTTTGAAGAGTGCGGAACCGACCTGCATGATTATCTCTCGTTAGAACCCTTAGATCCCATCTGCAGGTATTTTTATCCGGATGGAACTGTTTTCAACAATTATGAAGACAAAGAAGCAACAAAGGATGAAATCATGGCTTTTGCTCCCCAAGATGCAGACTCATATCCGAAGTTCTTAGAATATGCCCGGTCACTTTACCAAAAAACAGCGGATGCATTCATATTCAACCCTTTGTTTGGCTTTAGCGACCTGAAAGAGTTAGACCTCCTGAGTTTCTTTGGCATTGATGCCTTTACAACAGTTAGCAAGCGAGTGGATAGTACCTTTGAATCGCCATACCTAAGAAAATTCTTTAAGCGCTTTACCACATACAATGGTTCTTCCCCTTTCCTTGCTCCGGCAACCCTGAATGTAATTCCACACGTGGAAATAAATCAGGGTGGGTATTATGTGAAGGACGGATTATACAAAGTGGCCGAGGCGTTGACCACATTGGCTGAGGCGCTGGGTGTTGAATTCTTGTTTAATGCTGAAATTACTTCCATTGAAGTTGATCAATCCAAAGCAAAAGGCATTAAGCTACGTACCGGTAAAAATGTTGAGTCTGATTTAGTGATATCAAACAGTGATGCTACAGAAACCATGGCTCACCTTTTGCCGGGTGACTCGATTTCCAATCGAAAGAAAGAAAAAGCAAAATCTATAGAACCCTCCTGCTCCGGTTTTGTGCTGATGCTGGGTACCGACAAAAAATTCGAGCAGCTGGTTCATCATAATATTTTCTTTTCGGAGGACTATAAAAAAGAGTTCAAACAGATTTTTGAAGAGAAAGTGATGCCCGATGATCCAACTATCTATATCGCAAACACATCGTACTCCGATCCACATCACGCCCCCGAGCATGGATCCAACCTCTTTATTCTGATAAATGCTCCGTATCTGTCAGACCACTACAACTGGGATGAACAGGCAATGTCTTATGGAGATAAAGTGATTCGGGAACTAGAGCAGCGAGGACTTGAGCATCTTTCTGAACATATTCAATTCAAAAAAACCATTACCCCGAATGACTTCTACGAAATATACCGGTCAAATAAAGGAAGCATTTACGGGACTTCATCCAACAGTAAGTTCTCTGCCTTTCTTCGCCCCAGAAATAAGTCCCGTGAAATAGAAAAGCTTTATTTTGTGGGCGGCTCCACACACCCCGGTGGCGGGATCCCTTTGGTGGTGCAGTCTGCGTTTAATGCTGTGGAGTTGATTGAACGTTATGAAACTACCTAA
- a CDS encoding metallophosphoesterase family protein, with the protein MIKIGLISDTHNYLDPQVFEYFEDCDEIWHAGDFGTLSIAQELQKIAPVVGVYGNIDGEDIRQVYPLHQRFEREGLKVWMTHIGGIPGRYCLPIRQEMETNPPELFVCGHSHILRISRDQDLNKMLYMNPGAAGKQGFQSQRTVIRFQIIEGKLHNVEVINLDVEQEAAE; encoded by the coding sequence ATGATCAAAATAGGGCTAATTTCAGATACGCATAATTACCTCGATCCTCAGGTATTCGAGTATTTCGAGGACTGCGACGAAATCTGGCACGCCGGAGATTTTGGAACCCTGTCTATAGCTCAGGAACTTCAAAAAATCGCCCCTGTTGTTGGTGTTTATGGAAACATTGATGGGGAAGACATTCGTCAGGTTTATCCATTGCATCAGCGTTTTGAGAGGGAGGGACTGAAAGTATGGATGACGCACATCGGGGGAATTCCCGGACGTTATTGCCTTCCTATCCGTCAGGAAATGGAAACCAATCCTCCTGAACTTTTTGTGTGCGGCCACTCTCACATTCTTCGCATTTCCCGCGATCAGGATTTAAATAAAATGTTGTACATGAATCCGGGAGCTGCCGGCAAACAAGGCTTTCAATCACAACGAACCGTAATTCGCTTCCAGATTATAGAAGGGAAACTGCACAACGTAGAAGTGATTAACCTGGATGTTGAACAGGAAGCGGCAGAGTAA